One stretch of Thalassovita sp. DNA includes these proteins:
- a CDS encoding PQQ-binding-like beta-propeller repeat protein, with protein MKRSSIILAVSAAAVLAGCSERESILPGKREDPRAILSGGIPVEDLAADVSRAATQVRLPKMVQNANWTQRFGSPKNRVSHASLAAAPQLVWSADIGAGDGRRNRITAEPVVADGRVFTLDAEARVSATSTAGTVLWSRDLTPARDSSGEATGGGLAYGAGKVFVTSGFGLFTALDPATGEVLWQQDIGSTGSGAPTVYGDLVYLVGGDDTGWALEVDTGRIRWQTTQASDVNNVLGAPAPAVNDKFAIFAFGDGALHGTFRNGGLRLWTAYVSGQRRSDALAKVNDITADPVIDGSKVYVGSHAGRILALDIDTGDRLWTAREGAISPVLPLSGSLFAVSDHNELLRIDARDGVTIWAKKLPNLLKPKQRKASEVYAHHGPILAGGQLIVASNDGFLRFFDPTTGEMTRQVEVPGGATTAPVVAGGTLYVVGTKGQLHAFR; from the coding sequence GTGAAACGCAGTTCCATTATTCTGGCAGTCTCCGCAGCAGCGGTGCTGGCCGGGTGTTCCGAACGTGAAAGCATTCTGCCCGGCAAGCGGGAAGATCCGCGCGCCATTCTAAGCGGTGGTATACCGGTCGAAGATCTGGCCGCCGATGTCAGCCGCGCTGCAACGCAGGTGCGGCTGCCCAAGATGGTGCAGAACGCCAATTGGACCCAGCGCTTTGGCTCGCCGAAAAACCGTGTCAGCCACGCCAGCCTGGCCGCCGCGCCACAGCTGGTCTGGAGCGCTGACATCGGCGCCGGCGATGGCCGCCGCAACCGTATCACTGCAGAACCTGTTGTGGCAGACGGCCGGGTCTTTACCCTTGACGCCGAAGCGCGTGTCAGCGCCACCAGCACCGCAGGCACCGTCCTTTGGAGCCGCGACCTAACACCTGCCCGCGACAGCTCTGGTGAGGCCACCGGCGGCGGTCTGGCCTATGGCGCTGGCAAGGTCTTTGTCACCTCGGGCTTTGGCCTGTTCACTGCGCTTGATCCCGCCACGGGTGAGGTGCTGTGGCAGCAGGATATCGGCTCCACCGGCTCGGGCGCGCCAACAGTTTACGGCGATCTGGTCTATCTGGTGGGCGGCGATGACACCGGCTGGGCACTGGAAGTCGACACTGGCCGCATCCGCTGGCAGACCACCCAAGCCAGCGACGTGAACAACGTACTGGGCGCACCGGCCCCGGCCGTGAATGACAAATTTGCCATCTTTGCCTTTGGCGATGGCGCGCTGCACGGCACCTTCCGCAATGGCGGCCTGCGCCTGTGGACGGCCTATGTCTCCGGTCAGCGCCGCAGCGATGCCCTGGCTAAGGTCAATGACATCACCGCCGATCCGGTCATCGATGGCTCCAAGGTCTATGTCGGCTCGCACGCCGGTCGTATTCTGGCGCTGGACATTGACACGGGCGATCGCCTCTGGACGGCGCGCGAAGGGGCGATCAGCCCGGTTCTGCCGCTTTCAGGGTCGCTCTTTGCGGTCAGCGATCACAATGAGCTGCTGCGCATCGATGCGCGTGACGGCGTGACGATCTGGGCCAAGAAACTGCCCAATCTGCTGAAGCCGAAACAGCGCAAAGCCAGCGAAGTTTACGCCCATCACGGCCCCATTCTGGCCGGTGGTCAGCTGATCGTGGCCTCCAACGATGGCTTCCTGCGCTTCTTTGATCCCACCACGGGTGAGATGACCCGCCAGGTTGAGGTGCCCGGCGGCGCAACCACCGCCCCCGTGGTGGCAGGCGGCACGCTTTACGTTGTTGGCACCAAAGGGCAATTGCACGCTTTCCGTTGA
- the serS gene encoding serine--tRNA ligase, whose product MHDIKAIRENPEAFDAGLARRGAAPMSSEVLKLDEARRAKILAAETAQSDQKKAAKEVGAAKAKGDEAEFERLRALVGEKKAEVAAMQTEAKELDAQLNDLLMGLPNRLHDDVPDGADEDDNVEVRHWGTPREFTFAPKEHYELSGVQPGMDFETAAKLSGSRFVVLSKGVARVHRALAQMMLDTHVEEHELQETWTPVLVREEMMYGTGQLPKFGEDSYKTEDGWWLVPTAEVTLTNIVNGETVDEGSLPLRYCAHTQCFRSEAGSAGRDTSGMLRQHQFEKVEMVSIVHPENSMEEHDRMTRCAEAILEKLGLPYRTVVLCSGDMGFGMIKTHDLEVWLPGQNKYREISSVSVAGDFQARRMNARFKPAAGGKPEFVHTLNGSGLAVGRALIAVLENGQQEDGSVTLPAALHPYLGGKTKLSAEGALV is encoded by the coding sequence ATGCATGACATCAAAGCGATCCGCGAAAACCCAGAGGCCTTTGACGCCGGTCTGGCCCGCCGGGGGGCCGCGCCGATGTCATCAGAGGTGCTGAAACTGGACGAAGCGCGCCGGGCCAAGATCCTGGCGGCCGAAACCGCGCAGTCGGACCAGAAGAAAGCCGCCAAAGAAGTTGGCGCCGCCAAAGCCAAAGGTGATGAGGCCGAGTTTGAACGGCTGCGCGCCCTGGTGGGTGAGAAAAAGGCCGAAGTGGCCGCGATGCAGACCGAAGCCAAGGAGCTGGACGCGCAGCTCAATGACCTGCTGATGGGCCTGCCCAACCGCCTGCATGACGATGTGCCGGATGGCGCCGATGAGGATGACAACGTTGAGGTGCGCCACTGGGGCACCCCGCGCGAGTTCACCTTTGCGCCGAAAGAACATTATGAGCTGTCGGGTGTGCAGCCGGGTATGGATTTCGAAACCGCCGCCAAACTCTCAGGCTCGCGCTTTGTCGTGCTCTCCAAGGGCGTGGCCCGGGTGCACCGCGCGCTGGCGCAGATGATGCTCGACACCCATGTGGAAGAGCATGAGCTGCAGGAAACCTGGACCCCGGTTCTGGTGCGCGAAGAGATGATGTATGGCACCGGCCAGCTGCCGAAATTTGGTGAAGACAGCTACAAGACCGAAGATGGCTGGTGGCTGGTCCCAACCGCTGAGGTGACGCTGACCAATATCGTCAACGGCGAAACCGTCGATGAAGGCAGCCTGCCGCTGCGCTACTGCGCCCACACCCAGTGTTTCCGCTCCGAAGCGGGCAGCGCCGGTCGTGACACCTCGGGCATGTTGCGCCAGCACCAGTTTGAAAAGGTCGAAATGGTCTCGATCGTGCATCCCGAAAACTCGATGGAAGAGCATGACCGCATGACCCGCTGCGCTGAGGCGATCCTGGAAAAACTGGGCCTGCCTTATCGCACCGTGGTGCTGTGCTCGGGCGATATGGGCTTTGGCATGATCAAAACCCACGATCTGGAGGTCTGGCTGCCCGGCCAGAACAAATACCGTGAGATCTCCTCGGTCTCGGTGGCCGGTGATTTCCAGGCCCGCCGGATGAACGCACGGTTCAAACCTGCGGCTGGCGGCAAGCCTGAGTTTGTGCATACGCTGAACGGCTCCGGCCTGGCTGTGGGGCGCGCCCTGATTGCGGTGCTGGAAAACGGCCAGCAGGAAGACGGCTCCGTCACCCTACCAGCCGCGCTGCACCCCTATCTGGGCGGCAAGACCAAACTCAGCGCTGAAGGCGCGCTGGTCTGA
- the secD gene encoding protein translocase subunit SecD, which yields MLQIDMWKRVLIWAVCALGILCALPNGFYARVEARNDAVAALETGASGNGLEEQAAQWPSFLPSSLVNLGLDLRGGAHLLAEVQVADVYESRLEAMWPEVRDLLREERDTIGTIRLQKTEGAELRVRLNQKPDQVGAAAELVRGLARPVVSLSGAGATDIDVAVDGADIVVTLSEAERVATDERTVAQSLEIIRRRIDEVGTREPTIQRQGSDRILIQVPGIGSASELKAIIGTTAQLTFQPVVTRTSNADMPAGAGNELLPSLDTEGEYYVLEQVPVVTGEELVDAQPAFDQNGRPAVNFRFNTTGARKFGDYTAENIGNPFAIVLDGEVISAPVIQSHIPGGSGIITGNFTVEESTNLAVLLRAGALPAGLEFLEERTIGPELGADSIAAGQIACIVAFVAVLVFMVLSYGLFGLFANIALLVNVALIFGALSLIGGTLTLPGIAGIVLTIGMAVDANVLVFERIREELRTAKGPARAIELGYDRALSAIIDANITTFIIAVILFVMGSGPVKGFAITLGLGILTSVFTAIFVTRLLIVMWFERKRPKTIEV from the coding sequence ATGCTTCAGATTGATATGTGGAAACGGGTGCTGATCTGGGCGGTTTGTGCGCTCGGGATCCTCTGTGCCCTTCCAAATGGGTTTTATGCGCGGGTTGAGGCCCGTAATGACGCGGTCGCCGCGTTGGAAACAGGCGCCTCGGGCAATGGTCTGGAAGAGCAGGCGGCGCAATGGCCGTCTTTCCTGCCGTCTAGCCTGGTCAATCTGGGTCTGGACCTGCGCGGTGGCGCGCATCTCCTTGCTGAGGTGCAGGTGGCCGATGTTTACGAAAGCCGCCTTGAGGCCATGTGGCCAGAAGTGCGCGACCTCCTGCGCGAAGAGCGCGACACCATCGGCACCATCCGTCTGCAAAAGACCGAAGGCGCTGAGCTGCGGGTGCGGTTGAACCAGAAACCGGATCAGGTTGGCGCGGCCGCCGAACTGGTGCGCGGTCTGGCCCGCCCGGTTGTCAGCCTGTCCGGCGCCGGGGCCACCGACATTGACGTCGCCGTTGATGGCGCCGATATCGTTGTCACCCTGTCTGAGGCCGAGCGTGTTGCCACCGATGAGCGCACCGTGGCGCAATCGCTGGAAATCATCCGCCGCCGGATTGACGAAGTGGGCACGCGTGAGCCGACCATTCAGCGTCAGGGTTCGGACCGGATCCTCATTCAGGTGCCCGGCATTGGTTCGGCCTCTGAGCTGAAAGCGATCATCGGCACCACGGCGCAGCTGACCTTCCAGCCGGTTGTGACCCGCACTTCCAACGCCGATATGCCGGCGGGCGCGGGCAATGAACTGTTGCCGTCGCTGGACACTGAAGGCGAATACTATGTTCTGGAACAGGTTCCTGTGGTCACCGGTGAGGAACTGGTGGATGCCCAGCCCGCCTTTGACCAGAACGGTCGTCCGGCTGTGAACTTCCGCTTCAACACAACAGGCGCGCGGAAGTTCGGCGATTACACCGCTGAAAACATCGGCAACCCCTTTGCGATTGTTCTGGATGGCGAGGTCATTTCGGCCCCCGTGATCCAGTCGCACATCCCGGGTGGGTCCGGTATCATCACCGGCAACTTCACCGTTGAGGAAAGCACCAACCTGGCGGTTCTGCTGCGTGCTGGTGCGCTGCCTGCGGGTCTGGAGTTCCTCGAAGAGCGCACCATCGGGCCAGAACTGGGGGCAGACAGTATCGCCGCCGGTCAGATCGCCTGTATCGTGGCCTTCGTCGCGGTTCTGGTCTTCATGGTGCTGAGCTATGGCCTGTTTGGTCTGTTCGCCAACATCGCGCTTTTGGTGAACGTCGCCCTGATCTTTGGCGCGCTCAGCCTTATCGGCGGCACGCTGACCTTGCCGGGTATCGCTGGTATCGTTTTGACCATCGGTATGGCGGTGGACGCCAATGTGCTGGTCTTTGAACGGATCCGCGAAGAACTGCGCACCGCCAAAGGGCCAGCCCGCGCGATTGAGCTGGGCTATGACCGCGCACTTTCGGCGATCATCGATGCCAATATCACCACTTTCATTATTGCTGTGATCCTCTTCGTCATGGGCTCGGGCCCGGTCAAAGGCTTTGCGATCACACTGGGCCTCGGGATCCTCACCTCGGTCTTCACCGCGATCTTCGTGACGCGGCTGCTGATCGTGATGTGGTTCGAACGTAAACGCCCCAAAACCATCGAGGTCTGA
- a CDS encoding Mth938-like domain-containing protein, with the protein MQLNEVSFSDAVPVDGYGPGFFRIGGKVIEGAVIVTEKQARSWAGLQDAEALKALAGDHDVIFVGMGAEIAHLPKDLRAELDAAGVGVEVMSSPSACRTYNVLLSEGRRVALAVLPV; encoded by the coding sequence ATGCAGCTTAACGAAGTGAGTTTCAGCGACGCCGTGCCAGTGGATGGCTATGGCCCTGGGTTTTTCCGCATCGGCGGCAAGGTGATCGAAGGCGCGGTGATCGTGACCGAAAAGCAGGCTCGCAGCTGGGCCGGGCTGCAGGACGCTGAGGCGCTGAAAGCGCTGGCCGGCGATCATGACGTGATCTTCGTCGGCATGGGGGCAGAGATTGCTCATCTGCCCAAAGATTTGCGTGCTGAGTTGGACGCGGCCGGTGTTGGGGTTGAGGTGATGTCCTCCCCCTCGGCCTGCCGCACCTATAACGTGCTGTTGTCAGAAGGGCGGCGTGTGGCGCTGGCGGTGCTGCCGGTTTGA
- the der gene encoding ribosome biogenesis GTPase Der, which produces MSFTLAIVGRPNVGKSTLFNRLVGKKLALVDDQPGVTRDLREGDAKLGHLRFTVIDTAGLEEATDDSLQGRMRRLTERAVDMADVCLFMIDARTGLTPTDEMFAEILRKRADKVILAANKAEGKAGEAGALEAYSLGLGDPLRLSGEHGEGMGELMHILQPIADEFEERAAQHAPETDVDVHMDDDEEEVLDEHGNPITYRLPTFDKPMQIAVVGRPNAGKSTLINKILGEDRLLTGPEAGITRDAISLTIDWGGLPVRIWDTAGMRKRAKVQDKVEKLSVSDGLRAVKFAEVVIVLLDAAIPFEQQDLRIADLAEREGRAVIIAVNKWDIEDEKQEKLKALKESFDRLLPQLRGAPLITVSAKTGRGLNRLQEAVERAYNVWNRRVSTAKLNRWLNAMTEQHPPPAPGGRRIKLRYMTQAKTRPPGFVVMCSLPDKLPDSYSRYLVNGLREDFDMPGTPIRLTMRGQGDKNPYRNKKDKKPGALGKHLNKKRGLPRGSH; this is translated from the coding sequence ATGAGCTTTACCCTCGCCATTGTAGGCCGCCCCAACGTGGGGAAGTCTACGCTTTTCAACCGCTTAGTCGGCAAAAAACTGGCTCTGGTCGATGACCAGCCGGGGGTAACGCGTGACCTGCGCGAAGGCGATGCCAAACTGGGTCACCTGCGATTCACCGTGATTGACACCGCCGGTCTGGAAGAGGCCACCGATGACAGTCTGCAGGGGCGCATGCGCCGCCTGACCGAACGCGCGGTGGATATGGCGGATGTCTGCCTGTTCATGATCGACGCCCGCACCGGTCTGACCCCCACGGATGAGATGTTTGCCGAGATCCTGCGCAAACGCGCCGACAAGGTGATCCTGGCGGCCAACAAGGCCGAAGGCAAAGCTGGCGAAGCTGGTGCGCTGGAGGCCTATAGTCTTGGCCTCGGCGACCCGCTGCGCCTGTCCGGTGAACACGGCGAAGGCATGGGGGAGCTGATGCACATCCTGCAGCCCATCGCCGATGAGTTCGAAGAACGCGCTGCCCAGCATGCGCCGGAAACCGATGTTGACGTCCATATGGACGATGATGAGGAAGAGGTGCTGGACGAACACGGCAACCCGATCACCTATCGTCTGCCGACCTTCGACAAGCCGATGCAGATCGCAGTGGTGGGCCGCCCGAACGCGGGCAAATCCACCCTGATCAACAAGATCCTCGGCGAAGACCGCCTGCTGACCGGTCCCGAGGCCGGGATCACCCGTGACGCCATCTCGCTGACCATTGACTGGGGTGGCCTGCCGGTGCGGATCTGGGACACTGCCGGCATGCGTAAACGCGCCAAGGTGCAGGATAAGGTCGAAAAACTCTCGGTCTCCGACGGTTTGCGCGCGGTGAAATTTGCCGAAGTGGTGATTGTTCTGCTGGATGCCGCCATTCCCTTTGAACAGCAGGACCTGCGCATCGCCGATCTGGCGGAACGTGAGGGCCGCGCGGTGATCATCGCGGTGAACAAATGGGACATCGAGGATGAGAAACAGGAAAAACTGAAGGCGCTGAAGGAAAGCTTCGACCGGCTGCTGCCGCAGCTGCGCGGCGCGCCGCTGATTACGGTGTCCGCGAAAACCGGCCGTGGCCTTAACCGCCTGCAAGAGGCTGTGGAACGCGCCTACAACGTCTGGAACCGTCGCGTCTCGACCGCCAAGCTGAACCGCTGGCTGAACGCGATGACCGAACAGCACCCGCCGCCCGCCCCCGGGGGGCGCCGCATCAAGCTGCGTTATATGACCCAGGCCAAAACCCGCCCGCCGGGCTTTGTGGTGATGTGTTCGCTGCCCGATAAGCTGCCCGACAGCTATTCGCGCTATCTGGTCAACGGTCTGCGCGAGGACTTTGACATGCCGGGCACTCCGATCCGCCTGACCATGCGCGGGCAGGGGGATAAGAACCCCTATAGGAATAAGAAGGACAAAAAGCCCGGCGCGCTTGGCAAACACCTGAACAAAAAACGCGGTCTGCCCCGCGGCTCGCATTAA
- a CDS encoding efflux RND transporter periplasmic adaptor subunit, producing MRIVPVLTAIVVTATLYLLIMERETFMAFALGQDEVSAEDTTAIPATDSAEMQAVAQNLVRVVVQSSESEEIDSAVQLRGETEAAREVQVMAETTAVVISDPLRRGSFVEAGQEMCRLDPGTRHTNLAQAQADLANARAQVPQAQARVKEAQARLDEAQINDNVAKKLSQTGYASETRVAGTQAAVVSAEAGVEAARSGLETTQAGIRAAEAAVAAAEKEIERLTIKAPFAGLLETDTAELGSLLGAGGVCATIIQLDPIKVVGYVPETQVHRVSLGSLAGARLTDGREVRGRVTFLSRSADPETRTFRVDIDVANADMSIRDGQTADILIASAGTMAHLLPGSALTLNDTGDLGVRIVESGNIVAFKQVNLMRDTSEGVWVTGLADKVDVIVVGQEFVIDGVKVEPTYREAAQ from the coding sequence ATGCGAATTGTCCCAGTTTTGACCGCCATTGTGGTGACTGCAACACTGTACCTATTGATCATGGAGCGTGAGACGTTCATGGCCTTTGCCCTTGGCCAAGATGAAGTGAGCGCAGAAGACACCACTGCAATTCCTGCCACAGACAGCGCTGAAATGCAGGCTGTTGCGCAAAACCTCGTGCGTGTTGTGGTGCAGAGCTCAGAAAGCGAAGAGATCGACAGCGCCGTTCAGCTGCGTGGTGAGACCGAGGCCGCGCGCGAGGTGCAGGTGATGGCTGAAACCACGGCTGTGGTGATTTCCGACCCGCTTCGCCGCGGGTCTTTTGTTGAGGCAGGACAGGAAATGTGCCGCCTTGATCCCGGCACCCGTCACACCAATCTGGCGCAGGCTCAGGCCGATCTGGCCAATGCCCGCGCCCAGGTGCCCCAGGCGCAGGCCCGCGTGAAAGAAGCGCAGGCCCGTTTGGACGAGGCCCAGATCAACGACAATGTGGCCAAGAAGCTGTCGCAGACCGGGTACGCCTCGGAAACCCGTGTTGCTGGAACCCAGGCCGCTGTGGTCTCGGCTGAGGCTGGTGTAGAAGCCGCCCGTTCCGGCCTTGAAACCACGCAGGCCGGCATTCGCGCCGCTGAGGCGGCAGTTGCGGCGGCCGAAAAAGAGATTGAGCGCCTGACGATCAAAGCGCCTTTCGCGGGCCTCCTGGAAACCGACACAGCTGAGCTGGGCAGCCTTCTGGGGGCTGGCGGCGTTTGTGCCACCATCATTCAACTGGATCCGATCAAGGTTGTCGGCTACGTGCCGGAAACGCAGGTCCACCGGGTGTCGCTGGGCAGTCTTGCCGGTGCCCGCCTGACCGATGGTCGCGAAGTGCGTGGCCGGGTGACCTTCCTGTCGCGTTCGGCAGATCCTGAAACCCGCACCTTCCGCGTTGATATCGATGTTGCCAACGCTGATATGTCGATCCGCGATGGTCAGACCGCAGATATTCTGATCGCCTCGGCCGGTACGATGGCGCATCTGCTGCCCGGGTCGGCGCTGACGCTGAACGACACCGGTGATCTGGGTGTGCGGATTGTCGAGAGCGGCAATATCGTGGCCTTCAAACAGGTCAACCTGATGCGCGACACCAGCGAAGGTGTCTGGGTCACCGGATTGGCGGACAAGGTTGATGTGATCGTTGTGGGTCAGGAATTTGTGATCGACGGCGTGAAGGTTGAGCCCACCTACCGGGAGGCCGCACAATGA
- a CDS encoding sulfite exporter TauE/SafE family protein, giving the protein MPDILSEVLAFDGLAWLYAGVFLAGAVRGFSGFGAALVYMPIAGQFMPPVWALITLVVMEVFGPIPNLPSAWRTADLGQVGRIALGGAVALPIGLAVLLAVEPEVFRYAVSAIALMVPFLLMSGMRLKGAITPPLQYGTGLVSGFIGGVAGLPGPPVILLYMASTTAAAVTRANIMLYLVVVDLFLIGVLSLQGEMALMPLVLGLVLAIPNLLGNLAGAAMFHPDRQILYRVFGYVVMITVGLSGLPLWDG; this is encoded by the coding sequence ATGCCTGACATTCTGAGCGAAGTGCTGGCCTTTGATGGGCTGGCATGGCTCTATGCAGGGGTATTTTTGGCAGGGGCGGTGCGGGGCTTTTCAGGCTTTGGCGCCGCCCTTGTCTATATGCCCATCGCAGGCCAATTCATGCCGCCGGTCTGGGCGCTGATCACCCTTGTGGTGATGGAGGTCTTTGGCCCGATCCCCAACCTGCCCAGTGCCTGGCGCACCGCAGACCTGGGGCAGGTGGGCCGCATCGCCCTGGGCGGGGCGGTGGCTCTTCCGATCGGCCTTGCGGTGCTGCTGGCGGTGGAGCCGGAGGTGTTTCGCTATGCGGTGAGCGCCATTGCGCTGATGGTGCCGTTTCTGCTGATGAGCGGTATGCGCCTCAAGGGGGCAATCACGCCGCCGCTGCAATATGGCACCGGGCTGGTCTCGGGCTTCATTGGTGGAGTGGCCGGTCTGCCCGGGCCGCCGGTGATCCTGCTTTATATGGCCTCCACAACCGCGGCTGCGGTGACGCGGGCCAATATCATGCTCTATCTGGTGGTGGTGGATCTGTTCCTGATCGGCGTCCTGAGCCTGCAGGGCGAAATGGCGCTGATGCCGCTGGTGCTGGGGCTGGTGCTGGCGATCCCGAATCTGCTGGGCAATCTGGCTGGGGCCGCTATGTTCCACCCCGACCGCCAGATACTGTATCGTGTGTTTGGCTATGTGGTGATGATCACGGTTGGCCTCAGCGGGTTGCCGCTGTGGGATGGCTGA
- the secF gene encoding protein translocase subunit SecF: MRLRLFSEVPNYDFFRLRKLTMGLSVVAVIASLVAWLVIGLNFGIDFRGGTTIRTQAETAVDVGAYRGALDPLGLGDVSITEVFDPSFAEDEHVAMIRIQAQEGQESVTEEVITQIEDALRGVDPSITFPLVESVGPKVSGELIQTAIIAVAASLAAILFYIWLRFEWQFSVGAVAALAHDVILTIGIFSVLQIRFELATIAALLTIIGYSINDTVVIFDRLRENLIKYKVKPLTDLMNLTVNETLSRTIMTSGTTLLALIALLTLGGDVIRGFVFAITWGVIVGTYSSVYVAKNVVLMLGVKRDWSKPDNNQGNQFGNVDA, encoded by the coding sequence ATGCGTTTGAGACTGTTTAGCGAAGTCCCCAATTACGACTTCTTCCGCCTGCGCAAGCTGACCATGGGCCTGTCTGTGGTGGCGGTCATTGCCTCGCTGGTGGCCTGGCTGGTCATTGGCCTGAACTTCGGCATCGATTTCCGTGGTGGCACCACCATCCGGACACAGGCCGAAACCGCCGTGGATGTGGGCGCCTACCGTGGCGCGCTGGATCCGCTGGGGCTGGGCGATGTGTCGATCACCGAGGTGTTTGATCCTTCCTTTGCCGAGGATGAGCATGTTGCGATGATCCGTATCCAGGCGCAGGAAGGTCAGGAAAGCGTCACCGAAGAGGTGATCACCCAGATCGAAGACGCGCTGAGAGGCGTGGATCCCTCGATCACCTTCCCGCTGGTCGAATCTGTTGGCCCCAAGGTCTCGGGTGAGCTGATCCAAACCGCGATCATTGCGGTTGCGGCCTCGCTGGCGGCGATCCTGTTCTATATCTGGCTGCGCTTTGAATGGCAGTTCTCGGTCGGCGCGGTGGCAGCACTGGCGCATGACGTGATCCTGACCATCGGCATCTTCTCAGTGCTGCAGATCCGGTTCGAACTGGCCACCATCGCGGCGCTGCTGACGATCATCGGCTATTCGATCAACGACACCGTGGTGATCTTTGACCGTCTGCGTGAAAACCTGATTAAATATAAAGTGAAACCGCTGACCGATCTGATGAACCTCACCGTGAACGAAACCCTCAGCCGGACGATCATGACCTCGGGTACCACGCTTCTGGCGCTGATCGCCCTGCTGACGCTGGGTGGCGACGTGATCCGTGGCTTTGTGTTTGCCATCACCTGGGGCGTCATTGTGGGCACTTATTCTTCGGTCTATGTGGCCAAGAATGTGGTGCTGATGCTGGGTGTGAAACGCGACTGGTCCAAGCCTGACAACAATCAGGGCAATCAGTTCGGGAACGTAGATGCCTGA
- the yajC gene encoding preprotein translocase subunit YajC: MEAIGQFIPLILIFGIMYFLLIRPQQKKMKEHQNMVNALRKGDQVVTQGGLIGKVSKVKDAENELEVEIAEGVKVRVVRSTIAQVKSKTEPAEG, from the coding sequence ATGGAAGCCATCGGCCAGTTCATCCCCCTCATTCTCATCTTCGGTATCATGTATTTCCTGCTGATCCGTCCGCAGCAGAAGAAGATGAAAGAGCATCAGAACATGGTGAACGCGCTGCGCAAGGGCGATCAGGTGGTCACCCAGGGCGGTCTGATCGGCAAGGTTTCCAAGGTCAAAGACGCGGAAAACGAGCTGGAAGTTGAAATCGCCGAAGGTGTGAAGGTCCGCGTTGTCCGCTCGACCATCGCTCAGGTGAAAAGCAAGACTGAGCCGGCCGAAGGCTGA